A window of Tautonia plasticadhaerens contains these coding sequences:
- a CDS encoding COR domain-containing protein: MPAEAPFLEAQRRIDEVRRSGGAKLDLSDLGLERVPEEIGRISGLTAVDLSVNQLATLPESIGHLAGLRSLDLSGNRLSALPESIGHLAELELLDLRGNRLVTLPESLGKLGWLEVLDLSVNQLVRLPESLGRLRGLRKLYLFHNRLTTLPESLGGLTGLQRLYLFDNRLTALPESLARLQELEELYLHENPGLDMPPEVLGPDRQAVQKDRYSGKRPRSRLQPADPKDILRYYFQRQRQPRRRLNEAKLLVVGQGGVGKTSLVRRLIRDEFDPEEAKTEGIAIEPWMIDPPEGLRRGPAGERVRLNVWDFGGQEIMHATHQFFLTRRSLYLLVLDARKGENEGNVRYWLKIIQSYGADSPVLVVVNKAESHHLELDERRLAKDYAPNLRGFFKVSCAEGTGIDALRGAIVRESCGLPHVFDELPERYFKVKESLIKRARSSDFIDYAQYERICGRHRLTDRRDRDLLLRFLHDLGNVLNFDDPEDPYELRDTNILNPEWVTGGVYRLINSARLAGQQGRLEWGQIAGILNDPVRYPADRHRFLIEMMRKFELCFDFADAPNRRWLIPELLPRNEPDLPDLDDPKALKFQYHYNVLPGGLICRFIVRMHRYLSPDRPTYWRSGVLLGVDGCRALVRGDSDSGRVFVSVLGPERRRRAALAVVRDAFRAIHATIPRLEAEEKVPMPDDPRVVVGYRHLLKLEELGERTYLPEGAGRKYDVADLLEGVTTAGDREADRMRSGDVRGAYIAHVEQFIMSEPGKNVSNKNIKVSHVSGSTINFGELSGRVSNTINQMPEVTGPGGEDAKGLLAELKAIIERAKAEGVGEQTASDALSEVEEVAEGAKEEEATGRVARALRNLRRMAPDFKAFPMIAEQFGKLVDELGKIWA; this comes from the coding sequence ATGCCCGCCGAAGCCCCCTTCCTGGAAGCCCAGCGCCGGATCGACGAGGTTCGTCGCTCGGGGGGGGCGAAGCTGGACCTCAGCGACCTCGGGCTTGAGCGGGTCCCGGAGGAGATCGGCCGGATTTCGGGGCTGACGGCGGTCGACCTGTCGGTCAACCAGCTGGCGACGCTGCCCGAGTCGATCGGGCACCTGGCCGGGCTGCGGTCGCTCGACCTGTCCGGCAACCGGCTCTCGGCGCTGCCCGAGTCGATCGGGCACCTGGCCGAACTCGAGCTGCTCGACCTCCGCGGCAACCGGCTGGTGACGCTCCCCGAGTCGTTGGGGAAGTTGGGCTGGTTGGAGGTGCTCGACCTGTCGGTCAACCAGCTGGTGAGGCTCCCCGAGTCGCTCGGTCGCCTTCGCGGGCTCCGGAAGCTCTACCTCTTCCACAACCGGTTGACGACGCTCCCCGAGTCGCTCGGGGGGCTCACCGGGCTGCAGCGGCTCTACCTCTTCGACAACCGATTGACGGCGCTGCCCGAGTCGCTGGCCCGCCTCCAGGAGCTGGAGGAGCTCTACCTGCACGAGAATCCGGGCCTGGACATGCCCCCGGAGGTCCTGGGCCCCGACCGGCAGGCCGTGCAGAAGGACCGGTACTCGGGGAAGCGGCCCCGGTCGAGGCTCCAGCCCGCGGACCCCAAGGACATCCTCCGCTATTACTTCCAGCGGCAGCGACAGCCGAGGCGTCGGCTCAACGAGGCGAAGCTGCTGGTCGTCGGCCAGGGGGGCGTCGGCAAGACCTCGCTGGTCCGTCGGCTGATCCGGGACGAGTTCGACCCGGAGGAGGCGAAGACCGAGGGGATCGCCATCGAGCCCTGGATGATCGACCCGCCCGAGGGCCTCCGCCGGGGCCCGGCGGGGGAGCGGGTCCGGCTGAACGTCTGGGACTTCGGCGGCCAGGAGATCATGCACGCCACCCACCAGTTCTTCCTCACCAGGCGGAGCCTCTACCTGCTGGTGCTCGACGCCCGCAAGGGGGAAAACGAGGGGAACGTCCGCTACTGGCTGAAGATCATCCAGAGCTACGGGGCCGACTCGCCCGTGCTGGTGGTCGTGAACAAGGCGGAGTCGCACCACTTGGAGCTGGACGAGAGGAGGCTGGCGAAGGATTACGCGCCGAACCTGCGGGGGTTCTTCAAGGTCTCGTGCGCCGAGGGGACGGGGATCGACGCCCTGCGAGGGGCGATCGTCCGGGAGTCCTGCGGGCTGCCGCACGTCTTCGACGAATTGCCGGAGCGCTACTTCAAGGTCAAGGAGAGCCTGATCAAGCGGGCCCGGTCGAGCGACTTCATCGACTACGCCCAGTACGAGCGGATCTGCGGCCGACACCGGCTCACCGACCGCCGGGATCGGGACCTCCTGCTCCGGTTCCTCCACGACCTGGGGAACGTCCTGAACTTCGACGACCCCGAGGACCCCTACGAACTCAGGGACACGAACATCCTCAACCCGGAATGGGTGACGGGGGGCGTCTATCGGCTGATCAACAGCGCCCGACTCGCGGGCCAGCAGGGCCGGCTGGAGTGGGGCCAGATCGCCGGGATCCTGAACGACCCGGTTCGGTATCCGGCCGACCGGCACCGGTTCCTGATCGAGATGATGCGGAAGTTCGAGCTGTGCTTCGACTTCGCCGACGCGCCGAACCGGCGCTGGCTGATCCCCGAGCTGCTGCCCCGCAACGAGCCGGACCTGCCGGACCTGGACGACCCGAAGGCCTTGAAATTCCAGTACCACTACAACGTGCTGCCGGGGGGCCTGATCTGCCGGTTCATCGTCCGGATGCACCGCTACCTGTCGCCCGACCGGCCGACGTACTGGCGGAGCGGCGTGCTGCTGGGCGTGGACGGCTGCCGGGCGCTGGTGCGGGGGGATTCCGACTCGGGGCGGGTGTTCGTCTCGGTGCTGGGTCCGGAGCGGAGGCGGAGGGCGGCGCTGGCGGTGGTCCGCGACGCCTTCCGGGCCATCCACGCGACGATCCCGAGGCTGGAGGCCGAGGAGAAGGTGCCGATGCCCGACGACCCGAGGGTGGTGGTCGGTTATCGGCACCTCTTGAAGCTGGAAGAGCTGGGGGAACGCACCTACCTGCCGGAGGGTGCGGGCCGGAAGTACGACGTCGCCGACTTGCTGGAAGGGGTGACGACGGCGGGGGACCGGGAGGCCGACCGGATGCGGTCGGGGGACGTCAGGGGGGCGTACATCGCCCACGTGGAGCAGTTCATCATGAGCGAGCCGGGCAAGAATGTCTCGAACAAGAACATCAAGGTTTCTCACGTCTCGGGCTCGACGATCAACTTCGGCGAGCTGAGCGGGAGGGTCTCGAACACGATCAACCAGATGCCCGAGGTGACGGGGCCGGGCGGGGAGGACGCGAAGGGCCTGCTCGCCGAGCTGAAGGCGATCATCGAGCGCGCGAAGGCCGAGGGCGTGGGGGAGCAGACGGCGAGCGACGCCCTCTCGGAGGTCGAGGAGGTCGCCGAGGGGGCCAAGGAGGAGGAGGCGACGGGCCGGGTGGCCAGGGCGCTCCGGAACCTGAGGAGGATGGCCCCCGACTTCAAGGCCTTCCCGATGATCGCCGAGCAGTTCGGCAAGCTGGTGGACGAGCTGGGGAAGATCTGGGCGTAG